The Mauremys reevesii isolate NIE-2019 linkage group 1, ASM1616193v1, whole genome shotgun sequence genome segment CCTGTTGGAAAATGTTACCCTTCTGTTTGTTGTAAGCAAAGAGCAGACTCTGCACAAGCCAATgtacctgctgctctgcatgctggcacTCACAGATATCGCCACACCTACTTCTGTCGTGCCAAaggcactgtgtatattttggttcaatttgaaagGTATTACTGTGGGGGGCTGCCTtacccagatgttcttccttcacaCAGTTGCTGTTATGCGCTCAACCATCCTCGTGACAATGGCCTTTGATCGCTACattgccatatgtaaccctctgagatacGCCACCATCCTTACCAAAGGACGAATAGCTAAGCTAGGGTTTCTCGGTTTGATCAaagctgttctcttcattctgccTATGCCTCTTCTCCTGACCACATTGCCATTCTGTTCCAACCGCGTTATCCCCCACACGCACTGCGAACCTATAGCTGTGGCGAAGATATCATGTGGGGATATTACAGTCAACAGGATGTATGGCTTAGTGATAGTGTTTGTAATTGTTGGGTTAGACCTGATGTTCATTGCCCTGTCCTATGGTCTAATCATCAGGGCCCTCCTCAGAATATCCTCCAAGAAAGCCTACCAGAAAGCCCTCAAGacctgcacagcccacatctgtgtgatgATTACGGGTTATACTTCCGGCGTCTTCTCCCCTCTCC includes the following:
- the LOC120395228 gene encoding putative olfactory receptor 52P1, producing MFYIVGLLENVTLLFVVSKEQTLHKPMYLLLCMLALTDIATPTSVVPKALCIFWFNLKGITVGGCLTQMFFLHTVAVMRSTILVTMAFDRYIAICNPLRYATILTKGRIAKLGFLGLIKAVLFILPMPLLLTTLPFCSNRVIPHTHCEPIAVAKISCGDITVNRMYGLVIVFVIVGLDLMFIALSYGLIIRALLRISSKKAYQKALKTCTAHICVMITGYTSGVFSPLLQRFGQGIAPHVHILLADLYFLIPPMLNPIIYGVNTKELRDKVGKYTCRM